The proteins below are encoded in one region of Sminthopsis crassicaudata isolate SCR6 chromosome 1, ASM4859323v1, whole genome shotgun sequence:
- the LOC141551981 gene encoding olfactory receptor 1f45-like: MEGGNQSAISEFILLGLSDQPEQQRLLFYLFLLMYLVTGLGNLLIILAISSDPRLHTPMYFFLSNLSLVDICFTSTTIPKMLNNHITKNRTIPYAWCLAQVFFNIWFAGIDSILLAAMAYDRYVAICAPLHYNTIMTLKVCVLLVLVSCSWAFINSLTVTILLTRLSFCGHNEIPHFFCDLSPLLKLACSDTFINDLMVYTMGAPTVFFPFIGILISYGYIFMAVMKISSVSGKQKVFSTCGSHLTVVCLFYGTIIGVYFSPTSTHTAQKDTAATVMYTVVTPMLNPFIYSLRNKDMKRALRMLIPRKPRFIIRL, from the coding sequence ATGGAAGGGGGAAATCAGTCTGCAATCTCAGAGTTCATCCTTCTGGGCCTTTCAGACCAGCCAGAACAACAGAGGCTCCTGTTTTACCTGTTCCTCCTTATGTACCTGGTCACAGGGCTGGGGAACCTGCTCATTATTCTGGCTATTAGCTCTGATCCCCGCCTCCACACTCCCATGTATTTCTTCCTCAGTAACTTATCCCTGGTTGACATCTGCTTCACTTCCACCACCATTCCCAAGATGCTGAATAATCACATAACCAAAAATAGAACGATTCCTTATGCTTGGTGCCTGGCACAAGTATTCTTCAATATTTGGTTTGCAGGGATCGATAGTATCCTCCTTGCCGCCATGGCTTATGACCGTTATGTTGCTATTTGTGCCCCTCTACACTATAACACAATCATGACTCTGAAGGTCTGTGTTCTTCTAGTACTAGTGTCTTGTTCTTGGGCTTTTATTAATTCCTTGACAGTCACCATCTTGCTGACCCGACTCTCTTTCTGTGGCCACAATgaaattcctcattttttctgTGACCTCAGTCCCCTTTTGAAGTTGGCCTGCTCAGACACCTTCATCAATGATTTGATGGTCTACACAATGGGAGCGCCAACagtatttttccccttcattggaATACTCATTTCTTATGGTTATATTTTCATGGCAGTAATGAAGATTTCCTCCGTGAGTGGGAAGCAGAAAGTTTTCTCCACCTGTGGATCCCACCTCACTGTGGTCTGTCTCTTCTATGGGACAATCATCGGTGTATACTTCAGCCCCACATCCACCCATACAGCCCAAAAAGATACAGCAGCAACAGTGATGTACACTGTTGTCACCCCCATGCTGAACCCTTTCATTTACAGCCTAAGAAACAAAGACATGAAAAGAGCCTTGAGGATGCTTATCCCTAGGAAACCAAGATTTATTATAAGACTATGA
- the LOC141551984 gene encoding LOW QUALITY PROTEIN: olfactory receptor 1f45-like (The sequence of the model RefSeq protein was modified relative to this genomic sequence to represent the inferred CDS: inserted 1 base in 1 codon) translates to MEGGNQSEISKFILLGLSDKPEQQRFLFCLFLFMYVITGMGNLLIMMSISCDPHLHMPMYFFLSNLSLVDICFTSTTIPKMLDNHITKNRTIPYAWCLAQVFFNIWFAGIDSILLAAMAYDRYVAICAPLHYNIVMTPKVCAFLIIISWSCACGNALTETLLLTXTLCGHNEIPHFFCDLSPLLKLACSDTFINDLMVYTMRAPTVFFPFNGILISYGYIFMAVMKISSVSGKQKVFSTCGSHLTVVCLFYGTIIRVYFSPTSTHTAQKDTAATVMYTVVIPMLNPFIYSLRNKDMKRALRRLIPRKPRFIIRL, encoded by the exons ATGGAAGGGGGAAATCAGTCTGAAATTTCAAAGTTCATACTTTTGGGTCTTTCAGACAAGCCAGAACAACAGAGATTCCTGTTCTGCCTATTCCTCTTTATGTACGTGATCACAGGTATGGGAAACCTACTCATTATGATGTCTATTAGTTGTGACCCTCATCTCCACATGCCCATGTATTTCTTCCTCAGTAACTTGTCCTTGGTTGACATCTGCTTCACCTCCACCACCATTCCCAAGATGCTGGATAATCACATAACCAAAAATAGAACGATTCCTTATGCTTGGTGCCTGGCACAAGTATTCTTCAATATTTGGTTTGCAGGGATCGATAGTATCCTCCTTGCCGCCATGGCTTATGACCGTTATGTCGCTATTTGTGCCCCTCTACACTATAACATAGTCATGACTCCAAAGGTTTGtgcctttttaataataatatcttggTCTTGCGCCTGTGGCAATGCCCTGACAGAGACCCTCTTGCTGA TGACTCTCTGTGGCCACAATgaaattcctcattttttctgTGACCTCAGTCCCCTTTTGAAGTTGGCCTGCTCAGACACCTTCATCAATGATTTGATGGTCTACACAATGAGAGCACCAACagtatttttccccttcaatGGAATACTCATTTCTTATGGTTATATTTTCATGGCAGTAATGAAGATTTCCTCTGTGAGTGGGAAGCAGAAAGTTTTCTCCACCTGTGGATCCCACCTCACTGTGGTCTGTCTCTTCTATGGGACAATCATTAGAGTATACTTCAGCCCCACATCCACCCACACAGCCCAAAAAGATACAGCAGCAACAGTGATGTACACTGTTGTCATCCCCATGCTGAACCCTTTTATTTACAGCCTAAGAAACAAGGACATGAAAAGAGCCTTGAGGAGGCTTATCCCTAGGAAACCAAGATTTATTATAAGACTATGA